A genomic stretch from Corynebacterium terpenotabidum Y-11 includes:
- a CDS encoding RsmB/NOP family class I SAM-dependent RNA methyltransferase: MGGFRSRSESAREGGGQSRTNKGSTTGGQRSGQRDGQRDGQRGGRGQGGNRGYERRSASHRREHENATRRLGSGDRVRDVVFDVLRKVTRDQAFANIALPAALREEKLTGRDAAFATELTYGTLRMQGLLDAVIADAAGRSVDRIDAVVLDALRLGAYQILRTRVDDHAAVNTTVELVKANGEAKAAGFTNGVLRTLTRTPAEVWERKVTGTISDPVARLALQTSHPTWIAEAFSAALGGTTTEPASELAAALEADDQRPLVHLAARPGQITAEELALVTGGEEGRWSPYAVYLTEGDPGQLEPVREGLAGVQDEGSQLIALALLRATVEDDHGRWLDLCSGPGGKTAFLASWAMGVGATGAEVDAVEPAPHRAKLVRQATEGLPVRVHEGDGRKLAEIPGLDIPTSASGTGFDRVLVDAPCTGLGALRRRPEARWRKSPSDVAELVSLQRDLLRSALASTRPGGVVVYSTCSPHPAETREVVRSIAEETGAVIEDATALFSELTQGTPLSGPLPASASGTLDSAPFVQLWPHRHGTDAMFLAVLRRV; the protein is encoded by the coding sequence ATGGGTGGCTTCCGGTCACGGTCCGAGTCCGCACGCGAGGGCGGCGGGCAGTCCCGCACGAACAAGGGCAGCACCACAGGTGGGCAGCGCAGTGGGCAGCGTGACGGACAGCGCGACGGACAGCGCGGTGGCCGCGGTCAGGGCGGCAACCGCGGTTATGAGCGACGCAGCGCATCGCACCGACGTGAACATGAGAATGCGACGCGTCGTCTCGGCTCCGGCGACCGCGTCCGCGACGTGGTCTTCGACGTCCTCCGCAAGGTGACCCGCGATCAGGCCTTCGCCAACATCGCCCTGCCCGCGGCCCTGCGCGAGGAGAAGCTCACCGGTCGCGACGCCGCCTTCGCCACCGAACTGACCTACGGCACCTTGCGCATGCAGGGCCTGCTCGATGCCGTTATCGCCGACGCGGCCGGCCGGTCCGTCGACCGGATCGACGCCGTGGTGCTCGACGCACTGCGCCTGGGCGCCTACCAGATCCTGCGTACCCGGGTCGACGACCATGCGGCGGTGAACACCACGGTCGAGCTGGTGAAGGCCAACGGTGAAGCCAAGGCCGCCGGGTTCACCAACGGCGTGCTGCGGACCCTGACCCGCACCCCGGCCGAAGTCTGGGAGCGCAAGGTCACCGGGACGATCAGTGACCCGGTCGCCCGGCTGGCCCTGCAGACCTCGCATCCGACCTGGATCGCCGAAGCCTTCAGTGCCGCGCTCGGCGGAACCACGACCGAGCCAGCGTCCGAGCTGGCGGCAGCGTTGGAGGCCGATGACCAGCGCCCGCTGGTGCACCTCGCGGCACGGCCCGGACAGATCACCGCTGAAGAGCTCGCGCTGGTCACCGGGGGAGAAGAGGGGCGCTGGTCCCCCTATGCCGTCTACCTGACCGAGGGCGATCCAGGCCAGCTCGAGCCGGTGCGCGAGGGGCTGGCGGGTGTGCAGGACGAGGGCTCACAGCTCATCGCGTTGGCCCTGCTGCGGGCCACGGTCGAGGACGACCACGGCCGCTGGCTGGATCTGTGCTCGGGTCCCGGCGGCAAGACCGCTTTCCTCGCCTCCTGGGCCATGGGCGTCGGTGCGACCGGCGCTGAGGTGGACGCCGTCGAGCCCGCCCCGCACCGGGCGAAACTGGTGCGGCAGGCGACCGAAGGTCTGCCGGTGCGGGTCCATGAGGGTGACGGGCGCAAACTCGCCGAGATTCCTGGGCTGGATATCCCGACCTCGGCGTCCGGCACCGGTTTCGACCGGGTACTGGTGGACGCCCCGTGTACCGGTCTCGGTGCACTGCGTCGGCGGCCAGAGGCCCGGTGGCGCAAGTCCCCGTCCGATGTGGCGGAGCTGGTCTCGTTGCAGCGCGATCTGCTGCGCTCCGCGCTGGCCTCAACCCGACCCGGCGGTGTGGTCGTCTACTCGACCTGTTCGCCGCACCCGGCGGAGACGCGCGAAGTTGTCCGGTCGATCGCGGAGGAGACCGGCGCCGTCATCGAGGACGCGACAGCACTGTTCTCGGAGCTCACGCAGGGCACCCCATTGTCCGGGCCGCTCCCGGCTTCGGCCTCCGGGACGCTGGATTCCGCGCCGTTCGTTCAGCTGTGGCCGCACCGGCACGGCACTGACGCGATGTTCCTCGCGGTGCTGCGCCGGGTGTAA